From Serratia fonticola:
ATCACTTCAAACTGCGCTTTGGATTCGGGTTTGACCTGCATTCTCCATTGCGTGGGCAACACCGGCAACACCTCTGCACGCCACGGTTTACCAAACTGTTCGCCGTACACATCGGGGCTGGCTTGCTCCAGCAGATGCCCAAACCCCCAGGTTACCGTTACCCCTGCACCCGACAGATAACCGCCCTTCTTCTCCGTTGCGCCCAGTACGGCGGCAATATCCCGTCCCTGGCTGGGTTTTTCACACAAAAAGAGTTTCATTCCATTCTCCATGAAAGCGAACCCGCCAGATTCAGCATGCACAACGCCCTACCCAAAAGGGCATGGCAATAAAAATGACAGGTGAAAAAAGAAAACTCGGTGATGGCCCAGCCGGACCATCACAGGATGCAGACACTGTTAGCGGATTTTACCTTCCGCGACCTGTTTTACTTCGGCAAACAGTTTGCCGGTATAAGCCTCAGTGACATGTGAGGCTTCACTGGAGCGGAACGTGATATACATACGACTCCCCGCACCATTTTTCTCAAGCTCAATCAGGATATTGTCCTCAATCCCCTCATCTGCGCCCCAATCCCTGCCCATCTTATAGTAAGCACCAGGTTGCGCATCCCAGGCATACCCCCCCTGAGTAATCGCTGCCGCCTTCATACTGCCTTCCAAGCCCTGCCCCTTAAGGGTGTTCACGGCATCACTGGAGGTGAAATTGTAATACCTCTTTACCCTTGCCGCCGCCGTATCGACGTCAACCGGAACTGCGAGTTCCCGAATGGTTTGTTTATCAACAATCGGTGAATTCTTGGACAACGTAGGCAAACCACTATTCTCATTGCTGTCCGTTTTCTTACCCAGTGAAAGTAAGCTGTAGCTCATATCACTGACTTTCTTGTTCAACTCGGCAACATCGCTCCCTGCACACCCCCCAATAAAATGGCAGATAGCACCACACCAGCGGTATTATAAAAGTGACTTTGACCCATTCCTTTCATTCTTATCTCCTTGTTTATCAATGTCTCCCTCTCCCTTATGATCCCTGGATTTATGCCGCAATCGATTATTTAGTAAGCGGAGACTCTCAGCATTTACTGCTGGTGAGAAACGAGAGCGTTTTTTACCTAATAGCACCCCACGATCTACATCACCAAAATACTGCTGCGCCAGGTGTGTGATCTCAGCCTTCATGGCAATATCTCTACGGCTGACAGGGAATGATTTGTAATTCTGAGCTGCCGAAAATATTTTTCGAATTTGGTATCCACCCTGTCGCAACTGATAGTCACGATGCTGCAGAGAGATAAACCCGTAATGATGAGCCTGGAATAACTTCAGCGCCAGTTGGTCAAAGCCGACAAGAAGGTAAACGCAACGATACCCTAGAGGAGTATGGCTATGAACCCCGATGTTCAGGGGAATATCGGATACCGTTTTGGATAATGTAATACCAGGAAATTGCTGACTCATATGACAATCAGCTTCGGTTAGAAATTTCTGAATATTCAGATGAGCATCATCAATCAATTTCTCTAGTTGATACATTACAGCATCCGCATAGGGGTTATCGGCAAGAGAATCTCGGTTGATATTAGATACCAGGCGGAAAAATTGTGACATCCCGATAATTTTACCTTTCCTCTCGCTCTTCCCTCTACCTTCCCACGTACTGATGGCGTAGAAGGTATGCAAATCAATCCTCAGCTCTGAATGTAGTGAGCCTACTTTCTTACCATCCTTTCTCTCTGCATTATCAGTCATAACAGCCTCTATTGATAGTTGACGCAGAGTGAGATAGTCAAAGATCTGCGCCCGCTCCAACAACGAGAAAGTATTTTCCCAACCGTTACAATTCTTTTTACATCTACTTCGCCCGCAACACTGTATGATTTTTAGCCACTGTTGCGCCCCGCAACACTGTATGATTTTTAATCACCGCTGTACCTCGCAACGAGCGGCGCGTATTTCTACCATCACCCGAGCAATGCTTTCCGCTGATGCTCTCTGGCTTTTCCCTTGACCCTGGGCTTGAAACCTAACAGGTTCTACAGGCTGTATTTTTGGCTGCTGCACTCGTTTAGCCACACCAGCGGTCGAATTGAATTGTCCATTCCTAGCCCGTTTTAACGTGGCAAGCAGGTAAGCAATAACATTTTTGATCTCACCAGTACCGACACGATCCGCAACCTCATCCAAGATCTGCTGCCCTAACTCCGGCAACACCTGCAGTTGCTGCTCCACGTTATCCCGGTCAAACGTAGTCAGATTTTCAATCAGCACTGACGGCCAGATAAGCCGATTGTCGTTTTTTCCTGATGCCCCTACGTATGTATCTTTTACACCCTGTGTAAAACTACGTACGTAACAGTTCGGATTCCGAACTCTGTCATAACCCATTGTTTCTAGACTGAG
This genomic window contains:
- a CDS encoding PFL_4669 family integrating conjugative element protein, producing MTDNAERKDGKKVGSLHSELRIDLHTFYAISTWEGRGKSERKGKIIGMSQFFRLVSNINRDSLADNPYADAVMYQLEKLIDDAHLNIQKFLTEADCHMSQQFPGITLSKTVSDIPLNIGVHSHTPLGYRCVYLLVGFDQLALKLFQAHHYGFISLQHRDYQLRQGGYQIRKIFSAAQNYKSFPVSRRDIAMKAEITHLAQQYFGDVDRGVLLGKKRSRFSPAVNAESLRLLNNRLRHKSRDHKGEGDIDKQGDKNERNGSKSLL